Genomic DNA from Candidatus Neomarinimicrobiota bacterium:
ATCTTAGTAATCTCTCAAAATTCTCTGCATAGCTATCAGGCTCACTTAAATCAATATAAATTCTAGATTTATAATATGTTGGCAAATAAGGCTTCCCATTTTCATCCTTTTCAGCAATCACCACAACGAACTTATTCTGTTCAACTTTATCATATATTTCCTTTGAAATTATTTGTGTTTCAGTCCCTACCCCTCCTTTTCTGCTATCTGCTTTTTGAGCGTAAACACGATCAGATACAATGATAACCTTTTTTATTTCTGGATCGGTTACCATTTTTTCCATAAAGGCTATCGCATCATGTCCTTCCTTTAAGTCCCATTTATCTAAAATTACATCTACACCGGCTTGTCTTAATTCCTTCGCGAGATTAATAACCCATTGTTCATGCTGATGGCTACTCCAACTATATGAGATGAATACTTTGGGATTTTTCATTTAAGATACCTCCTAAACTCCCAACTATTTCACCTAACATCTTACGTACATACAAAATTCGGCTTTGCCGAATTTGGGTGTAGCCATGTATAACTATATGCCCGTTGTTATCGGAATAACTCATCTTTGTTTTTCACAAAAGTCCACCCATACTCTAATATTAAAGGGCAATATATCTTTATATTTTTCTAGAAATTCTTTAATAGTGCTTTTAGATAATGTTTCTAATGTATCACTTTCAATTGTGTATTTATAGCCCGCTGGACTAAACAAAAAATACTTACCCTCGGATCCTTTATATTCATCTGGATCTATTTTAATATCTCCACTTTTTACCTGCACAAAAGCTTTTTCATTATTTCTATTTAACAATTCATATTCATATTTAATAGTATTATCGAGTCGTCCTCTTGAACTGGGGATTAGAACATAACCTCTTTCTAACTGTAAATAAAGTCCTGCCACGTCTTCTAAATCTTCTGTTGAAAGTAAACTAAATATATCTGGTTTATTTTTTACTTCATAGTACATAGATCCGGACTTTTCATTGTACACGACTTTAGAAAATAAAAGTGCAGTATCATCATGTATTTGCTGCACCGTCCTTCCTCTAAAAAAACTATTTATAATTTTTCCTGCAATTCTAGTACCAACTTTGTAGCATTCAATAGGTCTAACGTTTACTATATCTGCTTGTAGATTCTCTTCATTATCTCTATACTCCCATTCTCCTGTGATTCTTCCTAAATAATAGACACCTTTTGTGTCCCTGAACCAGACTAAATCTCCAATTTCCATTCTGTCTAGAATCGCATTCGCGTTAATTTTCCAACCAATATCGCCATATTTCTTTTCTCCTAGTTTCTTATATTCATCTTTTGAAGCTGGTTTTTTATCTACTCTCCATCCTATACCTATTACCTTTTGGTCCAGGCATAATTTTACACTTTCATCTACATTAACATTTCCTTCCGGCCCTGTTGGTCTAATATGGATTCTCCACAATTTGGTCATTATTGCTCCTCCTTTCTTTATTTAGTTTTTACGAAAATATTTTGCGGATAAAAAATTTGCCGAAGGTAATTTAGGGAAATTTTTGATTCCCCTTTTATCTGCTGTTGTGCGAAGTCCGGTGTGATTATTTGAGTAATTCATACTTTTCTTTTTCGACCTCCACAAGAAACCTCGAGGGAAGTGTGAAAAAAGCATCCCATGAAGCCACATGCGAGGGCGTCGTTAAAAATAATTGTTCTTTAGCTCTAGTACATGCAACATAAAATAGTCGACGTTCTTCCTCTAATTCTTCTATATTTTCAATAGATCTTTCTGAGGGGAAAAGTCCATCTAAAAGATGAGGAATAAATACGCTATTCCATTCAAGGCCTTTTGCCGAATGAACAGTTGACAGAATTAAAGGTTTATCTTCGGTTTCATCAATAAGTGGGTTTGTTTGATTTTGGTATTTATTTGAAGGAGGATCTAAAGCAAAATCCGAAAGGAATCTTTCTAAATCATCATACTTGCAAGCAAGATTATAGAGCACATCGATATCCATTAATCTTATTTCGTAATCACTTTCTATATTTTTTAAAATAGGGGAATAGTAATCTTTCAATATCTTTATCTTTTCAGGAATTGTGACTTCTTGCTTGGATGCCTGATTCAAAGCACGACCAAGTTCTTCAAGGTCAGATGAATACTTATAGTTTGCAAAACTACTGAAATCAATTTTGCCATTTAGCTTGTGAATGTGAGATACTATCTTGCTGGCTGTGACGTTCCCAATACCAGGAATCAATTTTAAAACACGGTTCCATGAAACTGGGTCAAAAGGATTGAGGATAATCCGTAAGTAAGCAATAATATCTTTGACGTGTCGTCGTTCAGCGAAGCGAACCCCACCAAAAACTACATATGGAATATTCCTTTTTAAAAGTTCTGCTTGTATAAAGTTACTGTGATAAGAAGCACGATAAAGGACAGCTATTTGATTCAAGGAAATCCCTCTTTCTCTAATTTCGAGTATTTTTGAAACAATGTATTCTGCTTCATCTTCTTGATTATAAAACTTTCCAACTATGGGTTTATAGCCACTTTTATTAGTTGAGAATAATCTTTTTTTATAACCAATTTTTGCATTGTTTATTACTGAGTTAGTAAAATTTAAAATATTCTGAGTACTTCTATAGTTCTGTTCGAGCTTTATAAATTTACAGTCAGGATATGTTTCTGGGAATCTTAGTATATTTTCAAAATTTGCTCCTCGAAATGAATATATGCTTTGTGAATCATCTCCTACTACCATGATATTACGATATTTTTTAGCAATTAGATCAACTATCTCCTTCTGGATAATATTTGTATCTTGAAACTCGTCAACCATAATATACCGAAAAGTTTCCTGAACATTCCTGCGAAATTGAAGGTTATTTTTTAGAGAATCACGAAGAAATTCCATCAAATCGTCGTAATCAAAAAGATTATTAGCTTTTTTATATTCTGAATATGCCTTTTCTATTAGTTCTATATCTTTGACGAATTCAGTTAATCCCTTGAATTCACGGTTAATTACTTCTCTTATTGTAATATTACAATTTCTAGATTTTGAGATTATTTCTTGAATTCGACTCTTTCGAGGAAAAGCCCGATTTCTTTTTTCAAAATGCAATTCACGACGAATCAAGTCTATTACATCTGCTGAATCAACAGTATCAATAATTGTAAAATTAGGAGAAATGTCTAAAAACTTGGAGTACTTACGCAGTAAATAATTAGCAAATGAATGAAAGGTTCCACCCATTACCTTTTGGCATCGCATATCATTTAATAAGGAGGTTGTCCTTGCAAGCATTTCATTGGCGGCTTTTCTTGTAAAAGTCAAAAGAAGTATTTGTTGAGGAGGTATCCCATTTTCTAATAGAAAAGCTACACGATAAACAATAGTCCTTGTCTTTCCACTTCCTGCTCCAGCGATCACTAAAAGAGGTCCCTCAATAGTTGTTGCAGCGATATATTGCATTTCATTCAAGCTTTTTTCATAATCTATTTTGAACTTTTTCAAATGTTCTTTTTTGCTAGTAGTTTGTATAAGGTTTTTTTCAATGGACTTCGTTATATTTTGTAATCTATCGATCTTTTTCTGAACATCACTTGTAACTTTTGGTTGGTTATATTTGTTTATGGAAATTGTTGTGATGTCCTCATTCATAGAAACTTCTTGATTATTATTAAACTCAAGCGTGAATGTTTGACGAAAATATTGAAGAAGTTTATCTGTCTCTTCTTTATCTTCTATCTTTGGTTTATTGTTGGACTCACCTTCCATTATATTAGGTTTTGAACAATTGGTTGAATTATTATGTTCTTTCTTCCTTTGCATGTAGATCAGGATAGCAATAATTGCAATAATGAATAATATCCACCCCATCATTCAAGCACTTTCTTTTTTTACCTTTCTATTTTTTGTCGCATTTCGCTTAACGTTCCCAGCGTATCTGAAGTTCCCCGATGGGGAATTTGGGTGGAGGTGCAAAGCACCGAAGCCAGATACGCTGTGTTATACGCCGTGTCGCTCATTTTTATCATACATCTATGAATATTACTTTTATAGGAACGCTAGGAAAGTTTCTCTGAAGTCGCTCAATATCGTAAACAAGTTGTTCACCATAAGAGACCCCTGTGGACATTTCTTTGTGAAGATAATAACATGGAACTATCTCAATACCAACATCTGCCTGATTTTTATTGTAAAAGTATTGGAATTTAGCAAGATCATAGAACATAAAAGCATACTTACCAAACTGCACTTCAACCAAGACTCTTTCCTTTAAGAAGTCTATCTGTTTAAATGCCTTTATCTTGTGTTTCGTATCGT
This window encodes:
- a CDS encoding ATP-dependent helicase, yielding MMGWILFIIAIIAILIYMQRKKEHNNSTNCSKPNIMEGESNNKPKIEDKEETDKLLQYFRQTFTLEFNNNQEVSMNEDITTISINKYNQPKVTSDVQKKIDRLQNITKSIEKNLIQTTSKKEHLKKFKIDYEKSLNEMQYIAATTIEGPLLVIAGAGSGKTRTIVYRVAFLLENGIPPQQILLLTFTRKAANEMLARTTSLLNDMRCQKVMGGTFHSFANYLLRKYSKFLDISPNFTIIDTVDSADVIDLIRRELHFEKRNRAFPRKSRIQEIISKSRNCNITIREVINREFKGLTEFVKDIELIEKAYSEYKKANNLFDYDDLMEFLRDSLKNNLQFRRNVQETFRYIMVDEFQDTNIIQKEIVDLIAKKYRNIMVVGDDSQSIYSFRGANFENILRFPETYPDCKFIKLEQNYRSTQNILNFTNSVINNAKIGYKKRLFSTNKSGYKPIVGKFYNQEDEAEYIVSKILEIRERGISLNQIAVLYRASYHSNFIQAELLKRNIPYVVFGGVRFAERRHVKDIIAYLRIILNPFDPVSWNRVLKLIPGIGNVTASKIVSHIHKLNGKIDFSSFANYKYSSDLEELGRALNQASKQEVTIPEKIKILKDYYSPILKNIESDYEIRLMDIDVLYNLACKYDDLERFLSDFALDPPSNKYQNQTNPLIDETEDKPLILSTVHSAKGLEWNSVFIPHLLDGLFPSERSIENIEELEEERRLFYVACTRAKEQLFLTTPSHVASWDAFFTLPSRFLVEVEKEKYELLK
- a CDS encoding BstYI: MKKVFEYSHLGGLEILKVRYPHIEQEIDEIIDSVKITGRTKISKEKTKMGKLLYSPKDMNKAFKEEFYKRGYKELKDFYEIDSYDTKHKIKAFKQIDFLKERVLVEVQFGKYAFMFYDLAKFQYFYNKNQADVGIEIVPCYYLHKEMSTGVSYGEQLVYDIERLQRNFPSVPIKVIFIDV